A stretch of Fusarium poae strain DAOMC 252244 chromosome 2, whole genome shotgun sequence DNA encodes these proteins:
- a CDS encoding hypothetical protein (TransMembrane:6 (o12-39i51-74o80-106i118-139o159-177i197-221o)) produces the protein MAVPGSGETGPIAGVSLAVNMTIAGLFAIALYNCLEILISLITRFKRHDGLYFCSMMVATFGIILHSIVVLLRYYSLGPNFLLCVLTCIGWYGMVTGQSVVLYSRLHLIVEDKSKTRWVLYMIIINFFILHVPTTVLFLGSNTAHSSHFIGAFNVYERIQLAGFCIQETIISGLYIWETARGLKPIFAVRKAMERKVIRYLVIVNVLVILLDMSLIITQYMSHFNIQTTYKPVVYSIKLKMEFVVLNKLLLLVQHSDCNCMHMVGEPENIAAPDPSHTECQSVERTPSTSDTPMQLNAVHKLDGDVPPRLDYSQRTKSLQFLTPYCE, from the coding sequence ATGGCGGTTCCTGGATCCGGCGAAACGGGGCCCATCGCGGGTGTATCCCTCGCCGTCAACATGACCATCGCCGGCCTCTTCGCCATAGCTCTCTACAATTGTCTCGAGATCCTCATCTCCCTCATCACCCGCTTCAAGCGCCACGACGGTCTTTACTTCTGTAGCATGATGGTCGCCACTTTCGGAATCATCCTCCACTCCATCGTTGTCTTGCTGCGGTACTACAGCTTGGGCCCTAATTTCCTGCTCTGCGTCTTGACATGCATCGGATGGTACGGCATGGTTACCGGTCAATCTGTCGTTCTCTACTCAAGACTACATCTCATCGTCGAAGATAAATCCAAAACACGATGGGTGCTGTACatgattattattaatttttttatactaCATGTCCCCACGACGGTTCTTTTCCTCGGCAGCAACACGGCGCATTCGAGTCACTTTATCGGAGCATTCAACGTCTACGAACGCATTCAATTAGCAGGTTTCTGCATACAAGAAACGATAATATCAGGCCTTTACATCTGGGAAACAGCGCGGGGTCTAAAACCCATCTTTGCCGTTCGAAAAGCCATGGAGCGAAAAGTCATACGATATCTTGTCATTGTCAACGTCCTCGTCATCCTTCTGGACATGAGCTTAATAATAACACAGTACATGAGCCACTTCAACATACAGACAACCTACAAACCCGTTGTGTACAGCATTAAACTCAAGATGGAGTTTGTGGTCCTTAACAAGTTGCTACTGCTGGTGCAGCACAGCGATTGCAATTGTATGCACATGGTGGGCGAACCCGAAAACATAGCAGCGCCGGATCCTTCACACACGGAATGCCAATCAGTCGAACGAACACCTTCTACCAGCGACACGCCGATGCAATTAAACGCTGTACACAAGCTCGACGGCGATGTACCACCGCGGTTGGATTACAGTCAAAGGACCAAATCACTACAATTCTTGACACCATACTGTGAGTAG
- a CDS encoding hypothetical protein (TransMembrane:4 (i46-64o84-105i212-231o237-257i)), with translation MTGFDSSVATQPFNLSVVTGNGTEQLKTLVAPSWVSTPNVRGTSDVLQSCVLTLVACIYTALHLDIPKKTTWQYLLWEKVKWSTVALFAPEVALFMAAAQLRYAWNLRSALRKIQQEQKQSSNWTPDADFEVNLKYTFFIVMGAVRFDVHDILSFSDLNAEHRDHFKDTGSRRRSVRAAPASIIWLAERGHWIKVRKQDIDDKSKANTIQKVLVLIQVLWMVIQCIVRRIIGLPVSLLEIHTIVHVVCAVFLYICWFEV, from the exons ATGACAGGCTTCGACTCGTCCGTTGCCACTCAGCCGTTCAACCTTTCGGTAGTGACTGGTAACGGGACTGAACAGCTCAAGACACTCGTTGCTCCTTCATGGGTTAGCACACCTAATGTGCGTGGGACGTCGGATGTATTGCAAAGCTGCGTTTTGACTCTCGTTGCGTGTATATACACAGCCCTGCACCTCGATATTCCCAAGAAAACGACATGGCAATACTTGTTATGGGAAAAGGTTAAATGGTCCACCGTCGCCCTCTTTGCCCCAGAAGTAGCCCTCTTCATGGCTGCAGCACAGCTGCGTTATGCTTGGAATCTCAGATCAGCGCTTCGAAAGATTCAGCAGGAACAGAAGCAGTCGTCAAATTGGACACCTGATGCAGAC TTCGAGGTCAACCTCAAATACACCTTTTTCATCGTCATGGGGGCTGTTCGCTTCGATGTCCACGACATTCTCTCATTTTCAGATCTTAATGCAGAGCACCGCGATCACTTCAAGGATACTGGATCACGCCGACGCTCTGTTAGAGCTGCTCCCGCATCTATAATCTGGCTTGCTGAACGTGGTCATTGGATTAAAGTTCGGAAGCAAGATATCGATGACAAGAGCAAAGCCAACACGATCCAGAAAGTCCTTGTGCTTATACAAGTTCTTTGGATGGTCATACAATGCATAGTGAGGCGCATAATCGGTCTGCCTGTATCTCTACTAGAGATACACACAATTGTCCATGTTGTCTGTGCTGTTTTTCTCTATATCTGCTGGTTCGAAGTATGA